One Devosia lacusdianchii genomic window carries:
- a CDS encoding inositol monophosphatase family protein, with product MNYDAILADMVAVAREAGALTQSYFKRFRDIEIGIKGPADFVSDADKESELLIRKFLFERYPDWSFTGEEFAPVDKDNEHRWLVDPIDGTTNFINGMHYTISLALRRGNETVVGVLYNPPADEMFTSIAGQGAFMNGERLKVSEQADVGLFNIGTGLPTPGLQLYPGAYERLDAIRAPVGAVRIVGSAANSCAYVALGRLTGYYEETGFVDTAAGILFVQEAGGVVTDWWGRGPEVYERTGTLLVANKATHAYLLDKLKDVPRKDPK from the coding sequence ATGAATTACGATGCCATCCTCGCGGATATGGTTGCGGTTGCCCGCGAGGCAGGGGCGCTAACCCAGTCCTACTTCAAGCGCTTCCGCGACATCGAGATCGGCATCAAAGGGCCGGCCGATTTCGTCTCCGATGCCGATAAGGAAAGCGAGCTGCTGATCCGCAAATTCCTGTTCGAGCGCTACCCGGACTGGAGCTTCACGGGCGAGGAATTCGCCCCGGTGGACAAGGACAATGAGCATCGCTGGCTGGTCGACCCGATCGATGGCACCACCAACTTCATCAACGGCATGCACTACACAATTTCGCTCGCCCTGCGTCGCGGCAACGAGACAGTCGTCGGCGTGCTCTACAATCCGCCCGCCGACGAGATGTTCACCTCCATCGCCGGGCAGGGCGCCTTCATGAATGGCGAGCGGCTCAAGGTGAGCGAGCAGGCCGACGTGGGTCTCTTCAACATCGGCACCGGCTTGCCCACGCCCGGCCTTCAGCTCTATCCCGGGGCCTACGAACGCCTCGACGCCATCCGCGCCCCTGTTGGTGCTGTCCGCATCGTCGGCAGCGCCGCCAATAGCTGCGCCTACGTCGCCCTCGGCCGCCTCACCGGCTATTACGAGGAAACCGGCTTCGTCGACACCGCCGCCGGCATCCTCTTCGTCCAGGAAGCCGGCGGCGTGGTCACCGACTGGTGGGGCCGCGGCCCCGAAGTCTACGAGCGCACCGGCACGCTTCTGGTGGCCAACAAAGCCACCCACGCCTACCTGCTCGACAAACTCAAGGACGTGCCGCGGAAGGACCCGAAGTAG
- a CDS encoding glycerophosphodiester phosphodiesterase translates to MTDPISIDRNGHRTWLKWHRAKRRAGDPVFTGKRILEGMRLGASVEVDLVVHADRGYAVLHDLSVERETTGMGKVADLTAAELRSFFLRGADGVPVDERVMLLEDLCSMLANGLLHADALLQLDYKEDWKVLDAAAIRTFKDAVAPVARHMILSSGDAEAVRLLTDGVDGLKIGYDPCHDGALERLRQSLDFAGFVRDAVAASPKAEMIYLAYPLVLEADRLGFDIVGAFHAEGRRIDAYTIQVADGVSLPQVERLLALKVDQITTDDPEGLKALVG, encoded by the coding sequence ATGACCGATCCCATCTCCATCGACCGAAACGGCCATCGCACGTGGCTCAAGTGGCATCGGGCCAAGCGGCGGGCGGGTGATCCGGTGTTTACCGGCAAGCGCATTCTCGAGGGGATGCGGCTGGGGGCAAGTGTCGAGGTCGACCTGGTGGTGCATGCCGACCGCGGCTATGCGGTGCTGCATGACCTGAGCGTCGAGCGCGAGACCACCGGGATGGGCAAGGTTGCGGACTTGACGGCGGCGGAATTGCGGTCGTTTTTCCTGCGCGGCGCGGACGGTGTGCCGGTCGACGAGCGCGTCATGCTGCTGGAAGATCTTTGCAGCATGCTGGCGAATGGCTTGCTGCATGCTGATGCTTTGCTGCAGCTCGACTACAAGGAAGACTGGAAGGTCCTCGACGCGGCGGCAATCCGCACGTTCAAAGATGCCGTGGCGCCGGTGGCGAGGCACATGATCCTGTCATCGGGCGACGCGGAAGCGGTGCGGTTGCTGACCGATGGGGTGGATGGGCTCAAGATCGGGTACGACCCTTGCCATGATGGCGCGCTGGAGCGATTGCGGCAGTCACTGGATTTTGCCGGCTTCGTGCGCGATGCGGTGGCGGCGTCGCCTAAGGCCGAGATGATCTATCTGGCCTATCCGCTGGTGCTGGAGGCGGATCGGCTGGGCTTCGATATTGTGGGGGCGTTTCATGCGGAGGGCCGGCGGATCGATGCTTACACGATCCAGGTCGCGGATGGCGTGTCGCTGCCGCAGGTGGAGCGGTTGCTGGCGCTGAAGGTGGATCAGATTACGACGGATGATCCGGAAGGGTTGAAGGCGCTGGTGGGGTGA
- a CDS encoding ABC transporter ATP-binding protein, translating to MSVLKIKDVSKIFPNGTKAVDSFSLDVADGELVCLLGPSGSGKSTLLRMVGGFETPTSGLMTIDGEDITFIPPEKRPTGMVFQSHALWTHMNVFKNLAFGLKLRKVAPDEIKRRVEAVLDLVGLNGYGTRAVTQLSGGQQQRVALARSLVLEPKILLLDEPFASLDQHLRERLREEVRDIQQRLKITTLFVTHGQDEALSMADRIVVMRDGKTEQIDRPDIVYREPQTPFVAGFIGTMNLVEGTVSNGIFSKAGYSTPLPVSDGPATLAIRPEALDLAVATEGSQGKVHRVTDYGTHGLVDLELLDATRIKAMVSHPDMFRPGQGVTLSPRAIAAYRDNAVIHRA from the coding sequence ATGTCCGTTCTCAAGATCAAAGACGTTTCCAAGATTTTTCCCAATGGCACAAAGGCCGTCGACAGCTTCTCGCTCGACGTGGCCGATGGCGAGCTGGTGTGTTTGCTCGGGCCGTCGGGTTCGGGGAAATCGACACTTTTGCGCATGGTTGGCGGCTTTGAGACGCCGACATCGGGACTGATGACCATCGATGGTGAGGACATCACCTTCATCCCGCCGGAGAAGCGCCCGACCGGCATGGTGTTCCAGAGCCATGCGCTGTGGACACATATGAATGTGTTCAAGAACCTGGCCTTCGGCCTGAAGCTGCGCAAGGTGGCGCCGGACGAGATCAAGCGGCGGGTGGAAGCCGTGCTCGATCTGGTAGGGCTCAATGGCTACGGCACGCGCGCCGTGACCCAGCTTTCGGGTGGGCAGCAGCAGCGCGTGGCGCTGGCGCGGTCCCTGGTGCTGGAGCCCAAAATTCTGCTGCTCGACGAGCCTTTTGCGAGTCTGGACCAGCACTTGCGCGAAAGACTTCGCGAAGAGGTGCGGGACATTCAGCAGCGGCTCAAGATCACCACGCTGTTCGTGACCCACGGTCAGGACGAGGCGCTGTCGATGGCCGACCGTATCGTCGTCATGCGCGATGGCAAGACCGAGCAGATCGATCGGCCGGACATCGTGTATCGGGAACCGCAGACGCCGTTCGTGGCCGGCTTTATCGGTACGATGAACCTGGTCGAAGGCACTGTGTCCAATGGCATTTTCAGCAAGGCGGGGTATTCGACACCCCTGCCCGTCAGCGACGGCCCGGCGACCCTGGCCATCCGTCCCGAAGCGCTGGACTTGGCCGTGGCAACCGAAGGCAGCCAAGGCAAGGTGCACCGGGTGACCGACTATGGCACGCATGGGCTGGTTGATCTGGAACTGCTCGATGCGACGCGCATCAAGGCGATGGTGTCTCACCCGGATATGTTCAGGCCGGGCCAGGGGGTGACGCTGTCACCGCGGGCGATTGCGGCCTATCGCGACAATGCGGTGATCCACCGGGCTTAA
- a CDS encoding ABC transporter permease encodes MTTLVRRRIDWTGIAFAAVLTLVIVLPLVVVGTWAFTNVWRYPALIPQEFGLRFWGQTLARADVWTSITMSLTLAATVTLLSAIICLPAAYAFARLDFPGRSILFFSFLAGHAFPKFGLLVAIAGIFLQLNLIGTFWGVVLIQLVGTLLFMIWIPVAAFQAVDRRMEEAARDVGAGPFRVFWSITLPQAGPTIAAAILLSFVGTFYETEGAWLIGAPQVRTLPVLMISFINNQPVIQYGAVLSVILWVPSFIALLFARRVVNSGSFARGFGG; translated from the coding sequence ATGACCACACTCGTTCGCCGTCGCATCGACTGGACCGGCATCGCCTTCGCGGCGGTGCTGACGCTGGTCATCGTGCTGCCGCTGGTGGTGGTCGGCACCTGGGCCTTCACCAATGTGTGGCGCTACCCCGCGCTGATCCCACAGGAATTCGGGCTCAGGTTCTGGGGCCAGACATTGGCGCGCGCCGATGTGTGGACCTCAATCACCATGAGCCTGACGCTGGCAGCGACCGTGACGCTGCTGTCGGCCATCATCTGCCTGCCGGCAGCCTATGCGTTTGCACGGCTGGATTTTCCCGGGCGCAGCATCCTGTTCTTCTCGTTCCTCGCCGGGCACGCGTTCCCCAAATTCGGCCTGCTGGTGGCCATTGCCGGCATCTTTCTGCAGCTCAACCTGATCGGCACGTTCTGGGGCGTCGTGCTGATCCAACTCGTGGGCACGCTGCTGTTCATGATCTGGATTCCTGTGGCGGCCTTCCAAGCCGTCGACCGGCGCATGGAAGAGGCGGCGCGCGATGTCGGCGCCGGGCCGTTCCGCGTGTTCTGGTCGATCACCCTGCCTCAGGCGGGGCCGACCATCGCTGCGGCCATCCTGCTCAGCTTCGTTGGCACATTCTATGAGACCGAGGGCGCCTGGCTGATCGGGGCGCCGCAGGTGCGCACGCTGCCGGTGCTGATGATCTCGTTCATCAACAATCAGCCGGTGATCCAATATGGCGCGGTGCTGTCGGTGATCTTGTGGGTGCCCAGCTTCATTGCGCTGCTGTTTGCCCGCCGGGTCGTCAATTCCGGTTCGTTTGCCCGCGGCTTCGGCGGCTAG
- a CDS encoding ABC transporter permease, translating into MTTDTASALPPAPAQSKRPIGLLLVAAPVLLVIWLIIWPIISAVVQTLWVKTPEGSAFSIETYRFFFSDGYSLSNLSITLWTTGVCAILLLLVCLPIALYLRFSDSRVAGYVQSLAIFPMFVPSIILSFAFIRVLGPNGTADLLLNAVGMPKIRSPYLTPWGPVIGLVWDNIPLTVLILLSGLGSISNQAIEAARDVGAGKFALLWHIILPRISNSILVAISFAVLGIFSAFTLPYVLGPAAPEMMGPFMQRTFRELFEPQTAITQAVITFGFCIIFGLFYVRSVAKNQAA; encoded by the coding sequence GTGACCACTGACACCGCGAGCGCCCTGCCGCCCGCCCCCGCACAGAGCAAGAGGCCAATTGGCCTCTTGCTCGTCGCTGCGCCCGTATTGCTGGTCATCTGGCTCATCATCTGGCCGATTATTTCGGCCGTGGTGCAGACCCTGTGGGTGAAGACACCTGAGGGCAGCGCTTTTTCGATCGAGACCTATCGCTTCTTCTTTTCGGATGGCTACAGCCTCTCGAACCTGTCCATAACGCTATGGACCACCGGCGTATGCGCCATTCTGCTGCTGCTCGTGTGCCTGCCGATCGCGCTTTACCTGCGCTTTTCGGACAGCCGCGTGGCCGGTTATGTACAAAGCCTCGCCATCTTCCCGATGTTCGTGCCCTCGATCATCCTCAGCTTCGCGTTCATCCGCGTGCTCGGACCAAACGGCACGGCGGATCTATTGCTTAACGCTGTCGGCATGCCAAAAATTCGCTCGCCCTATCTGACGCCGTGGGGCCCGGTCATCGGGCTGGTGTGGGACAATATTCCGTTGACGGTGCTGATCCTGCTGTCGGGATTGGGCAGTATTTCCAACCAGGCGATCGAAGCCGCCCGTGACGTCGGCGCCGGCAAGTTCGCCTTGCTCTGGCACATCATCCTGCCGCGCATTTCCAACTCGATCCTGGTGGCGATTTCGTTTGCCGTGCTCGGCATCTTCTCGGCCTTCACCCTGCCCTATGTGCTGGGTCCGGCGGCGCCGGAAATGATGGGGCCGTTCATGCAGCGCACCTTCCGCGAGCTGTTCGAGCCGCAGACGGCCATCACCCAGGCGGTGATCACGTTCGGTTTCTGCATCATCTTCGGGCTCTTTTATGTGCGCTCTGTCGCCAAGAACCAGGCGGCATAG
- a CDS encoding extracellular solute-binding protein: protein MKRRDFMLAAGATAGALMLPRMSFGAEGTIDWYTSSDQNVLDFWTNVVKPKFEAANAGLTLNLVDGGDGAGVAAIGDRALAALAGGGDPQADIFEGFDTRVTVDGIAKGLYVDFETAGLSNYSKINPLAFDIPTNLPYRGSQVLLAYDTTKLDPANAPKTWADLVAWIKANPGQFIYNRPNKGGSGGNFVRRAIFEANGNDPTKFTVDNYTAELGETTLNPAWDILMDLAPSLFDGGAYTSGNTQSLQLLGQSAVTMIPAWSDQALSAIAQGVLPETTGLVQLSDLGLPGGFTKIAVLSNGVNKEAALKLADFVLSEEIQSAVLTELGGFPGVSWDYVAADLREKFKDIIPSTIPTFPGGDWEKAVNDGWYRAVAPNVDPAS, encoded by the coding sequence ATGAAACGGCGTGATTTCATGCTCGCGGCCGGCGCTACTGCCGGTGCTCTTATGCTGCCCCGCATGTCGTTTGGCGCTGAAGGCACCATCGACTGGTACACCAGCTCGGACCAGAATGTGCTCGACTTCTGGACCAATGTGGTGAAGCCGAAGTTTGAGGCCGCCAATGCCGGCCTGACGCTGAACCTGGTTGACGGTGGCGACGGCGCCGGCGTGGCGGCCATCGGCGATCGTGCGCTTGCCGCACTCGCTGGTGGTGGTGATCCGCAGGCCGACATCTTCGAAGGCTTCGACACCCGCGTAACGGTGGATGGCATTGCCAAGGGCCTCTATGTCGATTTCGAGACGGCCGGCCTTTCCAACTATTCCAAGATCAATCCGCTGGCCTTCGACATTCCGACCAACCTGCCGTACCGCGGTTCGCAGGTGCTGCTGGCCTACGATACCACTAAGCTTGACCCGGCCAACGCGCCCAAGACCTGGGCCGACCTGGTTGCCTGGATCAAGGCGAATCCCGGGCAGTTCATCTATAACCGTCCCAACAAGGGTGGTTCGGGCGGCAACTTCGTGCGTCGCGCGATTTTCGAAGCCAATGGCAACGATCCGACCAAGTTCACCGTCGACAACTACACTGCGGAACTCGGCGAAACCACGCTGAACCCGGCCTGGGATATCCTGATGGACCTGGCTCCGTCATTGTTCGATGGCGGCGCTTACACGTCGGGTAATACTCAATCTCTACAGCTGCTCGGCCAGTCGGCAGTGACCATGATCCCGGCCTGGTCGGACCAGGCGCTGTCGGCCATCGCCCAGGGCGTACTGCCCGAAACGACCGGCCTGGTGCAGCTTTCGGACCTTGGCCTGCCCGGCGGCTTCACCAAGATCGCCGTGCTCAGCAATGGTGTGAACAAGGAAGCGGCCCTGAAGCTGGCCGACTTCGTACTCAGCGAAGAAATCCAGTCGGCGGTTCTCACCGAGCTCGGAGGCTTCCCCGGCGTGTCGTGGGACTACGTCGCGGCCGACCTGCGCGAGAAGTTCAAGGATATCATCCCGTCCACCATCCCGACCTTCCCGGGTGGCGATTGGGAAAAGGCCGTCAATGACGGCTGGTATCGCGCTGTTGCTCCGAACGTGGACCCGGCCTCGTGA
- a CDS encoding DUF5054 domain-containing protein: MTRKRIHLVFKTHLDIGFTDHAANVRRQYHEQFIPHAIATGEHFFAEDPQAPAFIWTTGAWLIWDHLNSQDAARIKRLERAIERGLIAWHALPFTTHTELMSPALFRAGLSYAQELDRRFGKTSIAAKMTDVPGHTLGMVPLLAEAGVKFLHLGVNTASPVPDVPPIFRWRAPDGSELVVMYQASYGETDFPAGDDIGLSFAHTNDNIGPQSVGQTVEALRGLHHAHPDADIGASTLDAFGAEMWARRDSLPVITQEIGDSWIFGTATDPQKLARFRALQRLYDTFADDLTPSRLAFGRNLTMVAEHTWGVDIKTYLRDDTAWDRPAFEAARASDYRFAYTEQSWAEQRAYVDTALESLEAIDRAAADSALAELAPPSVPQGAALEATDSGWSVTFDPQTGDIARIATPGGTIVEGIDGSLLGYRYESYDSIELQRHLDTYLQHRAEWAILDHDKPGLANAATAVTQVFTPRHLGAGQGALPDLAHKQLGGPVRHDFSIRALDATRLEITLTLRDKPANRMPEASFLSLTPASAKGWELRKMGLWHQGGDIARRGGGQLQAVEAVRSKLGSTTLTATLLDSALISPASSPFMPFQPERPDFASGIRINIHNNKWGTNFAMWCEGTFVTRMVLQLGES; encoded by the coding sequence ATGACCCGCAAACGTATCCATCTGGTCTTCAAGACCCACCTCGATATCGGCTTCACTGACCACGCGGCCAATGTGCGCCGGCAGTACCACGAGCAGTTCATTCCCCACGCCATCGCCACCGGCGAGCACTTCTTCGCCGAGGACCCGCAGGCGCCCGCCTTCATCTGGACCACCGGCGCCTGGCTGATCTGGGATCATCTCAACAGCCAGGATGCGGCGCGCATCAAGCGGCTGGAGCGGGCCATCGAGCGCGGCCTCATCGCCTGGCATGCGCTGCCCTTCACCACCCATACCGAGCTGATGTCGCCCGCCCTGTTTCGCGCCGGTCTGAGCTACGCTCAGGAACTCGACAGGCGCTTTGGCAAGACCAGCATCGCCGCCAAGATGACCGACGTTCCCGGCCACACGCTGGGCATGGTGCCGCTGCTGGCCGAAGCCGGCGTCAAGTTCCTGCACCTTGGCGTCAATACTGCGAGCCCCGTGCCCGACGTCCCGCCGATCTTCCGCTGGCGCGCGCCCGACGGTTCCGAATTGGTCGTCATGTATCAGGCGTCCTACGGCGAGACCGATTTCCCCGCCGGCGACGATATCGGCCTGAGCTTTGCCCACACCAACGACAATATCGGCCCGCAAAGCGTCGGCCAGACCGTCGAGGCGCTACGAGGCCTGCACCATGCGCACCCGGACGCCGACATAGGCGCCTCCACGCTGGACGCCTTTGGCGCCGAGATGTGGGCGCGCCGCGACAGCCTGCCCGTTATCACCCAGGAGATCGGCGACAGCTGGATTTTCGGCACCGCCACCGATCCGCAAAAGCTCGCCCGCTTCCGCGCCCTCCAGCGCCTCTACGACACCTTTGCCGACGACCTCACCCCGAGCCGGCTGGCTTTCGGGCGTAACCTGACCATGGTTGCCGAACATACCTGGGGTGTCGACATCAAGACCTACCTTCGCGACGACACGGCGTGGGATCGCCCCGCCTTCGAAGCCGCCCGGGCCAGCGACTATCGCTTCGCCTATACCGAGCAATCCTGGGCCGAACAGCGCGCCTACGTGGATACCGCGCTCGAGAGCCTTGAGGCGATCGATCGGGCCGCCGCGGATAGCGCCCTCGCCGAACTGGCCCCGCCATCGGTTCCGCAAGGCGCGGCGCTTGAGGCCACCGATAGCGGCTGGTCTGTCACCTTCGATCCCCAAACCGGCGACATCGCCCGCATTGCCACCCCAGGCGGCACCATCGTTGAAGGCATTGATGGCTCGCTGCTCGGCTACCGCTACGAGAGCTACGACTCGATAGAGCTGCAGCGTCACCTCGATACCTACCTGCAGCACCGGGCCGAATGGGCCATTCTCGATCATGACAAGCCCGGCCTCGCCAACGCCGCCACGGCGGTCACCCAGGTTTTCACCCCACGCCATCTCGGCGCCGGGCAGGGCGCCTTGCCCGACCTCGCCCACAAGCAATTGGGCGGACCGGTAAGGCACGATTTCTCTATCCGCGCGCTTGATGCCACCAGGCTGGAAATCACCCTCACCTTGCGCGACAAACCCGCCAACCGCATGCCTGAGGCGAGCTTTCTGTCACTGACCCCGGCAAGCGCGAAGGGCTGGGAGCTCCGCAAGATGGGGCTCTGGCACCAGGGGGGCGACATCGCCCGTCGCGGCGGCGGTCAGCTTCAAGCCGTCGAGGCCGTGCGCAGCAAGCTGGGTTCAACCACGCTGACCGCGACTTTGCTGGATAGCGCCCTCATCAGCCCCGCATCGAGCCCCTTCATGCCATTCCAGCCGGAACGCCCCGATTTCGCGTCAGGCATTCGCATCAACATTCACAACAACAAATGGGGCACCAACTTCGCCATGTGGTGCGAGGGTACGTTCGTCACCCGCATGGTGCTGCAGCTCGGCGAGAGCTGA
- a CDS encoding DUF2934 domain-containing protein, translated as MNTLQDDAIRDRAYALWVEAGSPEGNDLEYWHRAERELAEEAGLDTSEAAAEIAQPTPPAGTLTH; from the coding sequence ATGAATACGCTGCAAGACGACGCCATCCGCGACCGGGCCTATGCCCTGTGGGTCGAGGCCGGATCGCCCGAGGGCAACGACCTAGAATACTGGCACAGGGCGGAGCGCGAGTTGGCAGAAGAGGCCGGCCTCGACACATCCGAGGCGGCCGCCGAAATCGCACAACCGACGCCGCCAGCAGGAACGCTGACGCACTAG
- a CDS encoding SRPBCC family protein yields MTTTLPTQDTDRDLVLTRVLNVPREKVYQCWTQPELMKQWFAPRPWTTPKIEIDLRPGGANVVTMADENGTEYPNPGQYLEIVPNEKLVFTDAFVGDWAPSGKPFFTAILTFEDGGNGKTKYTAVARHWTAEDAANHKKMGFHEGWGLCATQLEEVASRL; encoded by the coding sequence ATGACCACCACCCTTCCCACCCAGGATACGGATCGTGACCTCGTGCTGACCCGCGTGCTCAATGTCCCGCGCGAAAAGGTCTATCAGTGCTGGACGCAGCCCGAGCTGATGAAGCAGTGGTTCGCGCCCCGCCCGTGGACCACACCCAAGATCGAGATCGACCTGCGTCCTGGCGGCGCCAATGTTGTCACCATGGCGGACGAGAATGGCACCGAATACCCCAATCCCGGCCAGTATCTGGAGATCGTCCCGAACGAAAAACTGGTCTTTACCGACGCTTTCGTCGGGGACTGGGCTCCGTCGGGCAAGCCGTTCTTCACCGCCATCCTTACCTTCGAGGATGGCGGCAACGGCAAGACCAAGTACACCGCCGTGGCGCGGCACTGGACTGCCGAGGACGCCGCCAACCACAAGAAGATGGGTTTCCACGAAGGCTGGGGCCTCTGCGCTACCCAGCTCGAAGAAGTGGCCTCCCGCCTCTGA
- a CDS encoding XRE family transcriptional regulator yields the protein MTDPLPAVTAPQSRAGRALIGWSVAALAEATNMPQSEIEQFEAETLRPDSDCHRAIRTALEANGVLFLPEQGGEGVGVRLKFPRQTVKRIQTWEGEGGATGEDDIV from the coding sequence ATGACCGACCCGCTGCCAGCCGTCACCGCGCCGCAAAGTCGTGCTGGCCGTGCCCTTATCGGCTGGTCTGTCGCGGCACTGGCCGAAGCCACCAACATGCCGCAGTCAGAAATCGAGCAGTTCGAGGCGGAAACGCTGCGGCCCGATAGCGATTGCCATCGCGCCATCCGCACGGCGCTGGAAGCCAACGGCGTGCTCTTCCTGCCCGAACAGGGTGGGGAGGGCGTCGGCGTGCGTCTCAAGTTTCCGCGTCAGACGGTCAAGCGCATTCAGACTTGGGAAGGGGAGGGCGGCGCCACCGGCGAAGACGATATCGTCTAG
- a CDS encoding N-acetylmuramic acid 6-phosphate etherase, which yields MSATQTEMTHVHAAGFDTLPANEALSILARAQVEAAEAVEHAVPQIAAAAELAAKSIAGGHRLIYAAAGSSGLMALADALEIPGTYGIARDRIKVLLAGGVAALTDMEGGPEDDADAARAEIAAAGVGPGDCVIALTASGYTPYPMAAVEAARAAGASTVGLSNNHGAPLFDKVDVAVCLATPPEVIAGSTRMGAGTAQKIALNMLSTMMAIHLGHVHDGFMVNLIADNMKLRGRAKGIVMAVGAVDDQKAAAALEQAHGAVKVAIVLAAGADGVDAARRLLAENDGKLRPVLSALGR from the coding sequence ATGAGTGCAACGCAAACCGAGATGACACATGTCCACGCGGCGGGCTTCGACACCTTGCCGGCCAATGAGGCTTTGTCGATTCTCGCCCGGGCCCAGGTAGAAGCCGCCGAAGCTGTGGAACACGCGGTGCCGCAAATCGCGGCGGCGGCAGAACTGGCGGCCAAGAGCATCGCGGGCGGCCATCGGCTGATCTACGCCGCGGCCGGTAGCTCAGGCTTGATGGCGCTGGCCGACGCGCTCGAAATACCAGGCACCTATGGCATTGCACGCGATCGCATCAAGGTGCTGCTGGCCGGCGGGGTCGCGGCGCTTACCGACATGGAGGGCGGTCCCGAGGATGACGCCGACGCGGCGCGCGCGGAAATCGCGGCGGCGGGCGTTGGCCCCGGCGATTGCGTCATCGCGCTCACCGCAAGCGGCTACACGCCCTACCCCATGGCGGCTGTTGAGGCAGCGCGCGCGGCAGGAGCGAGCACGGTGGGCCTTTCCAACAATCACGGCGCGCCCTTGTTCGACAAAGTTGATGTCGCGGTGTGCCTCGCGACGCCACCCGAGGTGATCGCCGGCTCGACCCGTATGGGTGCGGGAACAGCGCAGAAGATCGCGCTCAACATGCTGTCGACCATGATGGCGATCCATCTGGGACATGTGCATGACGGCTTCATGGTCAATCTGATCGCCGACAATATGAAGCTACGCGGTCGCGCCAAGGGGATCGTCATGGCGGTCGGAGCTGTGGATGACCAGAAAGCCGCCGCGGCGCTGGAACAGGCGCACGGCGCAGTCAAGGTGGCAATAGTGCTTGCCGCCGGAGCGGATGGCGTTGACGCCGCGCGGAGGCTGCTGGCCGAGAATGATGGCAAGCTGCGGCCCGTGCTGAGCGCGCTGGGGCGCTAG
- a CDS encoding GntR family transcriptional regulator has protein sequence MTDLSNSFFADGPVVLPSGGPLYLQLKRWIEDAIHRGEINPGDALPSERDLATKVDVSRVTVRKAVLQLVKDGVLVQRHGSGTFVAPLTQRVEQSLSQLTSFTEDMARRGMAVRAEWLDRGLYLPSPEETVILGLSSGDQVARISRLRLTGETPLAIERASLSARVLPDPKAIADSLYKHLDKSGNRPIRAIQRIRAANLDEQDAFLLQVPVGSAGLNIERTSYLASGRVIEFTRSIYRGDTYDFVAELRIGDSPSTGGTKT, from the coding sequence GTGACCGACCTCTCCAACAGTTTTTTTGCCGATGGTCCGGTAGTGCTGCCGTCCGGCGGCCCGCTTTACCTGCAGCTCAAGCGCTGGATCGAGGACGCCATCCACAGGGGCGAGATCAACCCCGGCGACGCCCTGCCGTCCGAACGCGATCTTGCCACCAAGGTCGATGTCTCCCGCGTCACCGTTCGCAAGGCGGTGCTGCAATTGGTCAAGGACGGGGTGCTCGTGCAGCGCCACGGTTCGGGCACCTTCGTGGCCCCGTTGACCCAGCGCGTCGAACAATCGCTGTCCCAACTCACATCCTTTACCGAAGATATGGCACGCCGCGGCATGGCGGTGCGCGCTGAATGGCTCGATCGCGGCCTTTATCTGCCGTCGCCTGAAGAAACCGTCATTCTGGGCCTGTCATCGGGCGATCAGGTGGCGCGCATTTCGCGCCTGCGCCTCACCGGCGAAACGCCGCTCGCTATCGAGCGCGCCAGCCTTTCGGCTCGGGTCTTGCCCGATCCCAAGGCGATCGCCGACTCGCTCTACAAGCACCTCGATAAATCAGGCAATCGCCCGATCCGCGCCATTCAGCGCATAAGGGCGGCCAATCTCGACGAACAGGACGCCTTCCTGCTGCAAGTCCCGGTCGGATCGGCAGGCCTCAATATCGAGCGCACGTCCTATCTCGCCTCGGGGCGCGTCATCGAATTCACCCGCTCCATCTATCGGGGCGATACCTATGACTTTGTCGCCGAACTCAGGATCGGCGACTCTCCTTCCACTGGAGGCACCAAGACGTGA